The Primulina tabacum isolate GXHZ01 chromosome 16, ASM2559414v2, whole genome shotgun sequence genome window below encodes:
- the LOC142529868 gene encoding adenylate kinase 4-like, with product MDNLEDVPSVDLMTELLRRMKCSSKPDKRLILVGPPGSGKGTQSPMIKDEYCLCHLATGDMLRAAVAAKTPLGVKAKEAMDKGELVSDDLVVGIIDDALKKPSCHKGFILDGFPRTTVQGTKVSVPYIQLDEMLEKHGTKVDKVLNFAIDDAILEERITGRWIHPSSGRSYHTKFAPPKVAGVDDVTGEPLIQRKDDTAAVLKSRLEAFHKQTEPVIDYYNKKGIVANLPAEKSPQEVTAEVKKVLS from the exons ATGGACAATCTCGAAGATGTGCCGTCGGTGGATCTCATGACGGAGCTTCTCCGCCGTATGAAGTGCTCCTCCAAGCCCGATAAACGCCTCATCCTCGTTG GTCCACCAGGATCGGGGAAAGGTACTCAGTCACCAATGATTAAGGATGAATATTGCTTATGCCATCTGGCCACTGgtgatatgctgagagctgctGTGGCTGCCAAGACTCCGCTTGGGGTTAAAGCTAAAGAGGCCATGGACAAG GGGGAACTTGTTTCCGATGATTTGGTTGTGGGGATTATCGATGATGCATTGAAGAAGCCATCCTGTCATAAAGGCTTTATTCTTGATGGATTTCCAAGGACAACTGTCCAAGGCACAAAAG TTAGTGTTCCTTATATTCAGCTGGATGAGATGCTCGAGAAACATGGAACTAAGGTTGACAAAGTTCTTAACTTTGCAATTGATGATGCTATCTTGGAGGAGAGGATTACTGGCCGTTGGATCCATCCTTCTAGCGGTCGTTCATACCACACGAAATTTGCACCTCCTAAAGTTGCTGGTGTTGATGAT GTAACGGGAGAGCCTTTAATTCAACGTAAGGATGATACTGCAGCTGTGCTCAAGTCAAGACTTGAGGCTTTCCATAAGCAGACTGAACCG GTTATCGACTACTATAACAAGAAAGGGATTGTTGCAAATCTCCCCGCAGAAAAATCTCCTCAAGAGGTCACTGCAGAGGTAAAGAAGGTACTCTCCTGA
- the LOC142528871 gene encoding 4-coumarate--CoA ligase-like 9, producing the protein MAETQPLSPDTNNGYCPQTKIYHSLRAAVTLPLLSRPLSIVDYTLSLLHSPTTPTSSALSTTHFLIDAATGHRLTYAAFLRQVRSLSSSLNSLYPSLSKNDVAFILSPPSFHVPVLYFSLLSLGITVSPSSPLSSPSELNHQIELSKPAIFFATSATAQKLPPNLPLVLLDSPKFISMLEAKVSGSTTDVVVNQCDHAAILYSSGTTGKVKGVVLTHRNLIAVIAGFYHLNLSDKEKAKEEENGVYVHPVSIFTLPLFHVFGFFIIIRAASMGESVVLMEKFDFLKMLEAVEKYRVTYIPVAPPLVVAMVKSDLVAKYDLSSLQTVGSGGAPLGKEVSEKFKAKFPHVEIYQGYGMTETAGAATRTIGPEEATRYGSAGRLGENLEAKIVDPDSGEALPPGKQGELWLRGPAIMKGYLGNEAATAETLDSEGWLKTGDLCYFDLDGFLFIVDRLKELIKYKGYQVPPAELEHLLQSIPDIADAAVIPYPDEEAGQIPMAYVVRTPGSTISATQIMDFIAKQVAPHKKIRRVAFVNSIPKSPAGKILRRELVKHSLSTSSSKL; encoded by the exons ATGGCGGAAACTCAGCCACTCTCCCCCGACACGAACAATGGCTACTGTCCCCAAACCAAGATTTACCACAGCTTACGCGCCGCCGTCACTCTGCCACTGCTCTCACGACCCCTTTCCATCGTCGATTACACCCTCTCCCTCCTCCATTCTCCCACCACCCCCACCTCCAGTGCCCTCTCCACCACCCACTTCCTCATAGACGCCGCAACCGGCCACCGCCTCACTTACGCAGCGTTCCTCCGCCAAGTCCGGTCCCTTTCGTCTTCCCTCAATTCCCTTTATCCTTCTCTCTCCAAGAACGACGTGGCTTTCATCCTCTCGCCGCCCTCCTTCCACGTTCCAGTCCTCTACTTCTCCCTCCTCTCTCTGGGCATCACCGTTTCGCCATCCAGTCCGTTATCTTCTCCATCGGAGCTAAATCACCAAATCGAACTCAGTAAACCCGCCATCTTCTTCGCTACCTCAGCCACCGCCCAGAAGCTTCCGCCGAATCTTCCGTTAGTCCTCCTTGATTCCCCGAAATTTATCTCCATGCTCGAGGCGAAAGTTTCGGGCAGTACAACCGACGTCGTTGTGAATCAATGTGACCACGCCGCGATTCTCTACTCATCCGGCACGACGGGTAAAGTGAAAGGCGTCGTTCTAACTCACCGTAACTTGATAGCGGTGATCGCCGGATTTTATCACCTTAATTTATCCGACAAGGAGAAAGCAAAAGAGGAAGAAAATGGTGTTTATGTGCACCCGGTTTCGATATTCACATTGCCGTTGTTCCACGTGTTCGGGTTTTTCATTATTATAAGGGCGGCGTCGATGGGGGAGAGCGTAGTGCTGATGGAGAAATTCGATTTTCTGAAGATGTTAGAAGCCGTGGAAAAGTACAGGGTGACTTATATCCCGGTGGCTCCGCCGCTGGTGGTGGCTATGGTGAAGTCGGATTTGGTGGCAAAGTACGACTTGAGCTCCTTGCAGACAGTGGGCTCCGGCGGAGCTCCGCTGGGGAAGGAGGTTTCCGAGAAGTTCAAGGCTAAATTCCCTCACGTGGAAATTTACCAG GGCTATGGCATGACTGAGACTGCGGGGGCGGCAACACGAACCATAGGGCCCGAGGAGGCGACTCGTTATGGATCTGCTGGCCGTTTGGGTGAGAACTTGGAAGCCAAGATAGTGGATCCTGATTCTGGAGAGGCCTTACCTCCGGGAAAACAGGGAGAATTATGGTTACGAGGGCCTGCAATTATGAAAG GTTACCTGGGTAATGAAGCAGCTACAGCTGAAACCTTGGATTCGGAAGGCTGGCTGAAGACGGGAGATCTCTGCTATTTTGACTTGGATGGGTTTCTctttattgttgatcggttaaaagaactgatcaaatacaaggGGTATCAG GTTCCTCCAGCTGAGTTGGAACATTTGCTTCAATCGATTCCTGATATTGCTGATGCAGCAGTGATTCC CTATCCGGATGAAGAAGCTGGTCAGATTCCGATGGCATATGTTGTGAGAACACCTGGCAGCACCATCTCTGCCACTCAAATAATGGATTTCATTGCAAAACAG GTTGCTCCTCATAAAAAGATCCGACGTGTTGCATTTGTCAACTCGATACCAAAATCTCCGGCAGGGAAGATCTTACGAAGGGAGTTGGTCAAGCATTCACTTTCGACCTCTTCATCTAAGCTATGA